Within the Lacerta agilis isolate rLacAgi1 chromosome Z, rLacAgi1.pri, whole genome shotgun sequence genome, the region CTGCTACCCATAtgctgcttgcgggcttcccacaggcatctgaacACCATGAGAATAGAATCCTGacctagataggcctttggtcagatccagcaatTTTCTTAGGTTATTTCTGAATGTGATTCAGGGGACTGTCCCTGACCCTGTGCTACATTTTGAAAGCCCCAGCTTGAAAGCTGCACACAAGCCTCCTCTTGGTAGAATGTCATGACTTAAACATTTTGAGTTGGCCACCAAGCCCAGTTACAATGTGGACCAGAAAAAAGAGTAAGTTATAACACTCCTCAGCTTTCCCACAAAAGCACTTCTGATTAGGTTACCATagtaaaggctggtccattagagcaAATGAGGCACATCAGTCTGCCCAGACAGTCCTCATGTGTcctgtcttcttacttacaaccagggaatggcactgcctgtcagctatCTCATCCTCCTAAGTCTCAGTGTTGCGCTTTTAGAACCgattcaggaggaggaggataaaacTAGAATTGGTTGGCTCTGtgtctcattggctctggctccacctactattgggctccttgccttctgctcTACTGTTCCAATGGTCACCAGCCACCACTACACCACTGAGGAGACACAAAAGCAACATAGCTGCTTTAATACGTAAGATGGCACAAAAATGGGGAGTGCAAGATACTGCataaaagaaacctgaagccaGATCAAGACCCAGTTAAGCTCTTTGGTGTCTTTCAGAGGCATCcaaattaaacaaacacacaGGCTCAAACGTTACCATAGTAGTCTGCATTCGATCTTGCACGAACTGAAGAACTTGCGTTCTTAGGTCTAAACTTGAGGAGTTGACCTAGAGGACAAGAACACCAAGGGTATAACACAGATTGAAGGCAACAGCTCCCCATCCCCCAGAGATGTATCTAAATGAGAGTTTACAAAACACATGTTGGCTGAGCTCTCTAGTTAAAGAGAACTAGAGCCATTCCCTGAGAGTAAAAGAATCCAAGTAGCTGGAAAATCAGACCCTGTGCTAATGCTTTCAATAGTTCCTTTAATGTTGTgttagggagggagagaagggaaccaTCTGCTTTAAACGATGTTGTCCCCCTCTCATGCTAGAGCCAGGATGAAAAAAATTAATGATGGTTGGTACTCAGCTGGCTTGGAGTTTAGAACAGTCactgtggtattattattatgctatgaTCTATACCAAGGATGCCTCATCAAAAATGAGGAAGTGATTGGATTCTGGAACAAGGAGGTTGGTGAGTTTAAGAtgttctctccttcccttccagcATGGAGACCTGGGACAAGATCCAAATAGCTATTTTAGACCCACGCAAAGACTTGGTACAAATTAGCATGGTAAATACACACACTAACCCTCAATGTGTATAGTAATAAACACAGAGTGAACAGCTTCAAGTTCATCTAAAAGATAGCAAACAGcaagcagcaggggagggggagaaaagccTCAAAATTTTATTTATCAGGATGTTTATTTAGAAACCAAATATTCCTCAAGTTGGCTCTAAAAGATAACACTCAGAAAACACACTCACACCAttaggttcattcatttgtaTGTTTTATTATCATACAATATCACCTCTGTGCATGGCACTTTATTAAATGTGAGATATCAGGTCCCTGCCCTAAAGGGCTTACAAATCTGTAAAGTCACACAAAGGAGACaacagaggcgggggggggggaaggaagcagtgttGAACCATGGAAGAATAGGcaattattctagttacatgtatACAAGGGAAGAATAAGCAAATACTGAAGTTACATGCACTTGGGTTTAGCAGGCATAAGGCATAGTATGAGAACTAGCAGGTAAATACCAAATTCTTCACAGAAGAAGTGGGTTTTGAGGAGGAATATGAAAAAGGTAAGAGATTGGCCAGTCACAGGCATTCTCAAAGACAGTTCCAAAGAACACCAAAGGGGCAAGTACAGTTGTTTGAGTAACATGAGTAAGCAAACCATCAGTAAGCAAAGTTATGAGTTCCACTTTCTTGGATGGCAAGACATTGTGGCCATCACACCAGGACAGTTAGAAAGCAAACTTCAGTTTTAGGTTCATATGTGATACACATCAGAAGCAGGTTCATGCAGCATAAGGGGAGCATTTTCAGTGCAAACAAAAGTGTCCCTAACAGATGAAACATGGGACATTTgacatattaaaatacaagagcAAAAAGATAAGGACCATCTGAAAGGAAGCAAGAGGGGAACAAGAACCAAAACAGAGATATCAACAGTGGAACCAATAAGCAaggaatggggaagctgtggccaggagtgcacagaggcttcgttccgccctgggggtcagtctcacaacttgcccccgcgggaagtctcataacacccacatcatccctgaccactggcaataCTGATAGGGGCTAGTGGGAATTAAGAGtttaacaacatatggagagccacaggttccctatccctgctctaaGCACACCTGGACAGCAGAAATGCCTCTGGACAGTATTCAAATGTGAGAACGGAAGACAGGGGTTACTCTCTATGCTCTCACAATGGTGAATGGGCAGCCAAGTGTGAGTGCCTCAGGATAAGTGATATAATTGCAAAGGAATTGGTATATTAAGCAGTGTTATAGAAATAAACAACAACTTCCTGGGAAGTGAAAACTTTCTGGCTGGATGAGATCCAAATTTCAACTAGAGCACCGGCTTTCCTCTAACAGAGACCATACAAATGCCTTTAATGACGTTCACAAGCATGGATTGATTGCAATATTCTCCCCAGTTTTATGCCCCCCGGATCAAGTACTCTGAGTTGAACTGCTCCACATTAGACCATCATGAAACATGGAGGTTTATTTAGCAATCATGGCTAATGGCAGTTGATAAATCCACCCTTTAAGGACTTAAGAGAAGCATGAATCAGATCTAAAGTCCACAGAGACATGAAAAGTTTCCTTACACCAGGTCAGGCCATctgtccacccagctcagtagtGTCTATACTAAGTGGCAACagatctctggggtttcagaccaAAGTCCTTCTCAGCCTAACTGGAAATTCCAAGGATTGAACCTAaggccttctgcatacaaacaACAAGGTTGTAACTAGCCACTCAGAGtgagcccactgaaatcaatatgcTTACATTAGTCatgcccatcaatttcaatgaACCTATTCTGAACAGAAGCAATATTGGATATAACTCACATTCTATAGCACTAAGTTAGGGCAATTGCCTCCAGGAAAATCTTAAAGCAGGAACCAAAGGCAACTTCCTTTCCTGCTTCTCTTCAATAACTTGCATTAAGTAGCATACAGCCTCTGAATTTGAAAACTGTATACAATAGtatagtaagcctgcaacttacatggGAGTTAGTTCCAGCAATCTCGCCTAAAGTCAAAATTGTATATTGgattcaatggcaggtgggattacCAAAGTCATTTTTTCACGGAACCCCATGcccatttcaaaaaaataatttgccacacatgtaaagctgaatgtgcacaagttaaatgtccATAAGTTGTAGGTATACTATACCACCACTGGGGACTGCCTGGTTGGCATTGATCCataacagggccttctctgtggcagttccccatttgtggaatgccctctctggtGAGGTGCTTCTGTCTCCCTTGAAACTAACTTTCAGGAGGAGTTTAAAACATGTGCAAAAATGCCTATGGATGAGTGATACTACACCTGACTGATATTCATAGCAACCCAAACATAACTAGTTCACAGAATGTTTTTAACAGTTCTTATAACGTTTAATTGTTTATATAATAGGCTGATGTGTCTGTCACGGTGGACTCCTTGAAAGGAAGGGAATGATATTTGCCTTTTAACTTATCATGATTTTCAATTATCTTTTCAATGCTTTTAAACagtcattttaattgtttttactgataataaTATTGCCTTATTCATTTTACTACAAACAAATCTTGTGAaacaagcaggatataaatggagCAACAACAACGTAATTTCCATGACTAGTGGTCTCCCCTCACCTTTCAGCcaacaaacacatgcacactttatccccacaacaaccctgtgaggtaggctaaaaGAGAACGACTGGCCAAAGGAGGCCCAATTGAGAGGCTACggctgagggaggatttgaacgCAGATTTTCCCCGGTCCAACGCTCCTAAATAACAATCACCACAAACTCGACGACGGCTGCCCCACTCCGCTCTCTCAAGGGAGCCCTTTAAAGGgtgcagaggggaggaggaagcccGGGAAGGGAAACGAAGCCCGTACAAGGGCGCCGCGCTGAGGGAGGAGGCCACGTACCTGCGGAGGGGAGGAGCAGATGTCATTGCTCTCCATGGCCGGTTCTCCACAGGCAGCCAAGGCAGCCTCCAGGGAGGGAAGAATGGAAAGGTGGGGGATAAGGGGAGGAGGCGCTAACGGTTCTTTTCCCTGAGGAGAGAGCCCGGCGGGCGGGGGCGGTGTCAAGGGGCAAAGTTCACAGGGGAGGTCAGGAGGGGTTACTTCCGTTTAGGGGTTTTAACGTCATTTCCGTCTAGAAGGTTTCGTACTACAGTTACCTTTCCCAAGCTTGTGCGCTCTGacttttttggactacatttcccatcagcccaactATAGCAGTCACGTTAGCCAATCAAAATGGCGATCATCCTTAAGGTTATAATCCTTGTGCGTCCCCTACCTCCTAGAAACCTCCAGGCCGAGACCCTTTTAAGTAAATTTTGACTCTGATTGGTCCCGAGCCTCCCCTCCAATAAGCTGTCAGAGAATTGGACCTCCCCTCCAATTCCCTAATTGGTGAAATGAAAATATGGAAGACAGCGATTGGCTATGCGCTTATTAGCCAATGAGAACGAGCGGCATTGATGTGTgcctgagagaagggggagtagTGCTGTGAGGTAAAGTAGGCCAGAGATCAACGAGGCTCGGGTCCTTTCGTTCCCCTTAGCAAGCACCCGCCTATCCATGGGGCTGTTGAGCGAAGTGACGCGGGGCCTGGTGCGCGGCGCAGACCGCACGGCCGCCTGGACGAGCAAGCGGGGCCCGCGAACTTTCAACAAGAGCCGCGGCGCGCACCGCTTGGGCACCCTAACGTGCAGCCGGAAATTTAAGCTGGTGCCGGAGAAGGTGCCGCGCCTGATGGTGCCGGACCTGAGCGGCTTCAAGTTGAAGCCTTACGTTTCCTACCGGGCCCCCGCCGGCAGCGAGCAGCCCCTCACGGCCCGCGCCCTCTTCCAACAGACGGTCGCCTCCAAGATCGAGAAGGACGTCAAGGCCGGTACCTTCAGCCTGCAGCAGCTGGAGAAGTACGGCTTCGAGCCGACCCAGGAAGGCAAACTCTTTCAGCTCTTCCCCAAGAACTTCGTGCGCTAGGACGTCGTTGCAAGTGGAAGGGAAGCTGgtgtggagagaggaggaggcggggaacttCCACACATTTATTAAGCAACAAAAAATTtaagaaaagttaaaaaaaaacacgaagTATTCCCTCTGCGCAAAACATTTCAGGTCTTAAAAGCTTCAAGACACCAAAGGATTGGAACTAAGTAGAAACTGGGGTATCTTCAAGAAGttcctgctttcttttcattGATGCTTGAGTCATCTCGGAGATCTGGGCAAGCAAGGAAGGAATGTAGAAAGCCAGAGGAGCACAGCAATTTTGCCAGCTGCTGTGTTGGAAAACTATAAGGGATACATCATGCACATACTAAATCTTGTGGATGCAGTCATGCAAGCAGAGCAGGAAGAATTTATGCAAGTCCCAAGTGTTGGTGGTTTTTGTTTGCGTTTGTTTTTGGAAATGCTACTCAGTGGAACAATTTTACTGGATTGTTTGGAAGTTGGCATGTATAGCTTGTGAATCTAGGCCTCCTATCATGGATAGATATTAAAGAGGCTGAGGAAGCAGGCAGCAAACACTGAtcattttgtttaaataaagAGTTTATAAAATGTGGAGGCTCATTCTCTTTCTCTGCACAAAATGGCTGTGTAGGCTCTAAACGTTTGTTTTGCTACATAGCAGGCAAACTTTCAACTAGGTAAGCTGCTTATTCAGGAAAGCCCTTCAAGGTATGTCTTCCTGACCACTGAATTGATTGAAGTGATACAATCTACTTAACAA harbors:
- the MRPL41 gene encoding 39S ribosomal protein L41, mitochondrial, with the protein product MGLLSEVTRGLVRGADRTAAWTSKRGPRTFNKSRGAHRLGTLTCSRKFKLVPEKVPRLMVPDLSGFKLKPYVSYRAPAGSEQPLTARALFQQTVASKIEKDVKAGTFSLQQLEKYGFEPTQEGKLFQLFPKNFVR